AACACCAAACATAAGCCAAAGAAACAAAATATACAGTGCTAAACAAATAAACCAACATCAATTCCCTTTAACCACTCGTTCCAGTTAATCTGCTTCCATTTTGATTTTCTCTTAATCCACCAAAACAACGTCTCCTTAATTTCCTCGACCTTGACCTTTTATTCGGCCGTTTAGATCTTGAGATGAAACTGTGGAAGCTATTGAGGAATCATATATTTGCTGAACACATGTCTTTAGAACCCTCAATTCATTTCTAGggaatttatatatttattttaccCAATATCCCAATTTATATGCATAATTCTCCAAATCATTAAAAAAATTTACCATTACCAAATCAAGTTGAAGGTAGTCACTGTATATCGCAATTTCACAACCATGTATCCCCAATAAGTTCAAAATATATGTCATTTTCTTCACTGTAGATTTGTTTATGGatcaaaaaccatttttattctTGAGTATGTTATATATTATACAATACAATGTCCAATTTTGAATTCACATTATTATTAATGTGATTAATTATTAAAGTATATGCATATTTTTTATACGTATAAAAATAATACACATTTTAATATTCAGAGCCGCGGTGTTGGTTAAAGGCGTTTGTGTTTCTGCTAGAGCCGCGGTGTTGGTTAACGGGTCTCCGACTTTCGATTTCAGGTGTGAAAAAGGTCTCCGACAAGGAGATCCTTTGTCTCCTTTTCTTTTCCTAATCGTGATGGAAGCTCTGTCGTGGTTGTTGAAAAAAGCTCAACAGATTGGTATTTTTAAAGGGGTGTGCATCACGAGTAATGAAGCTGAGTTGTCCCATTTGTTTTTTGCTGACGACACCCTCATTATGGGTGAATGGACTCGTGATAATATTCAGAGCATCGCTAGAGTTCTTCGTATTTTCTATCTTTGCTCGGGTCTCCGTATAAACCTACATAAGTCTAATATCTTTGGAGTGGGCGTGGAGGATAGGGAGGTGGACAATATGATGGAGCTCTTGGGGTGCAAAAGAGGTGGTTTTCCCTTCAACTATCTCGGCATTCAAGTTGGTGCCAAGATGTCTCAGGTTAGTAACTAACTGGAACCCAGTTATTGAGGTGGTTAGAAATCAGCTTGTCTCTTGGAAAGCTAGAACTCTATCCATTGGAGGTCGCTTGGTTCTTATTAAACCGGTTTTGGAAAATTTACCTATTTATTATTTTTCTCTCTACAAAGCCCCTAAGGCAGTCATAGATTCTATTGAATCCATTATGAGAAGATTTTTATGGGCGGGAAGTTGTGATGAGAAAAAGATTTCTTGGGTGGCATGGGAAGTCGTTACTTCTCCGAAACAAAAAGGGGGTTTGGGCGTCGCTAAGTTACAAGAGGTGAACGACGCGTTGTTATTAAAATGGACTTGGAGGTTTAAAAGTGATGGCAATAGTTTATGGAAGAAGATCATCATGGGTTGTCATGGGTCGAGTAGGCCTTGGGCTATGCTCCCTTGTAACGTGTCGTTGTACGGGTGTTGGAAATCTATAGTCAAAGTCGGGGAAAAAAGAATTTCTAATGGGTCGTCTCTTAATTCGTTCTTTGTCGGCGTCTTAGGAGACGGGAACTAGATTAGTTTTTGGGGTGATGTATGGTTGAGAGATACCCCGCTACGAGATCTTTATCCTAATCTTTTTAGACTCGAAAAACATAAATGGGTCTTGGTGTCGCAGCAGATATTACGGGTCAACAATTCCAAAGTTATGAATTGGGAGTGGAG
The Helianthus annuus cultivar XRQ/B chromosome 6, HanXRQr2.0-SUNRISE, whole genome shotgun sequence genome window above contains:
- the LOC110944580 gene encoding uncharacterized mitochondrial protein AtMg01250-like, whose protein sequence is MSNFEFTLLLIAAVLVKGVCVSARAAVLVNGSPTFDFRCEKGLRQGDPLSPFLFLIVMEALSWLLKKAQQIGIFKGVCITSNEAELSHLFFADDTLIMGEWTRDNIQSIARVLRIFYLCSGLRINLHKSNIFGVGVEDREVDNMMELLGCKRGGFPFNYLGIQVGAKMSQVSN